One Halobaculum marinum genomic window carries:
- a CDS encoding DsbA family protein: protein MTRHELTRRDVLATGAAGSVGLVAGCLGGSDEPEATVESLPAPTHGPDDAPVTVAVYEDYACPHCQTFAVDVYPKLVADYVDPGDVRYEHRDFPIPVHDRWSWEAPGAARAVQDTVGVDAFFTFTKRLFADGWEGGSMAYSSSLLRTVAADVGADPDTVLEAAIAGRYRPVLEADRDAALDKGVRGTPTVVVNGSVVEGFDYQTVQSAIEAEL, encoded by the coding sequence GTGACCCGACACGAACTCACGCGGCGTGACGTACTGGCGACGGGGGCCGCAGGCTCGGTGGGGTTGGTCGCGGGCTGTCTCGGTGGCTCGGACGAGCCCGAAGCTACCGTCGAGTCGCTGCCAGCGCCGACCCACGGCCCCGATGACGCACCGGTGACGGTCGCCGTCTACGAGGACTACGCGTGTCCGCACTGCCAGACGTTCGCGGTCGACGTGTACCCGAAACTGGTCGCCGACTACGTCGACCCCGGGGATGTTCGGTACGAACACCGCGACTTCCCGATCCCAGTCCACGACCGCTGGTCGTGGGAGGCGCCAGGTGCGGCTCGTGCGGTCCAAGACACCGTCGGAGTGGACGCCTTCTTCACGTTCACGAAGCGGCTGTTCGCCGACGGTTGGGAGGGCGGCTCGATGGCGTACTCCTCGTCGCTGCTGCGAACCGTCGCCGCGGACGTCGGTGCCGACCCCGATACGGTGCTCGAGGCGGCCATCGCGGGGCGGTACAGACCGGTCCTCGAGGCCGACCGCGACGCTGCCCTCGACAAGGGCGTTCGTGGAACGCCGACGGTCGTCGTGAACGGGTCCGTGGTCGAGGGATTCGACTATCAGACGGTGCAGTCTGCGATCGAGGCGGAACTGTAG
- a CDS encoding helix-turn-helix domain-containing protein, giving the protein MPDSMSEQLQQDMECEGLLECFHGLKQLDKDCFRVLVNAEEPLTIDEVAEAVDRERSTAYRSVQRLLTSGFIQKEQINYDQGGYYHVYRPTDPAQIADDMQRMLNDWYAKMGQLIGEFETKYQEREPTKTSIES; this is encoded by the coding sequence ATGCCGGATTCGATGTCCGAACAACTCCAGCAAGACATGGAGTGCGAGGGCCTCCTCGAGTGCTTCCACGGTCTGAAGCAACTCGACAAGGACTGCTTCCGTGTGCTGGTCAACGCCGAGGAACCGCTCACCATCGACGAAGTTGCCGAGGCCGTCGACCGCGAACGCTCCACCGCGTACCGCTCGGTCCAGCGATTGCTCACGTCTGGGTTCATCCAGAAAGAGCAGATCAACTACGACCAGGGCGGCTACTACCACGTGTACCGGCCGACCGACCCCGCGCAGATCGCCGACGACATGCAGCGGATGCTCAACGACTGGTACGCGAAGATGGGTCAGCTCATCGGCGAGTTCGAGACCAAGTACCAAGAGCGCGAGCCCACGAAGACGTCGATCGAGAGCTAA
- a CDS encoding helix-turn-helix domain-containing protein, which translates to MDEMHDFTFEITYDHGADEYMDAFIERDSLRSNALYACFDQTELWALESVTGDAGDLAAIERPLLDDSFDRESVTARSCEGTRTASLLSADHRRRVAYTYISDITHCDAVPTIAAKYVDGGMLLEQTRVGDTARWRILVQDDSKIGLLYDTLGAKLGDGLEFSFVHLTEVDQWQNGLLSTTDIREEQREILTMAVERGYFETPRAVTLDELAAETGLPRSTVSYRLRRATAELAKEFVHSTA; encoded by the coding sequence ATGGACGAGATGCACGACTTCACGTTCGAGATAACGTATGACCACGGCGCCGACGAGTACATGGACGCGTTCATCGAACGCGACTCACTCCGGTCGAACGCGCTCTACGCGTGTTTCGACCAGACGGAACTGTGGGCGCTCGAGTCGGTCACTGGCGACGCCGGCGACCTCGCCGCCATCGAGCGTCCGCTCCTCGACGACTCGTTCGACAGAGAGTCGGTCACCGCGCGCTCGTGCGAGGGCACCCGGACCGCCAGTTTACTGTCGGCAGACCATCGGCGTCGCGTCGCGTACACGTACATCTCCGACATCACGCACTGTGACGCGGTGCCGACGATCGCGGCGAAGTACGTCGACGGTGGGATGCTCCTCGAACAGACTCGCGTCGGTGACACGGCGCGGTGGCGGATCCTCGTCCAGGACGACTCGAAGATCGGGCTCCTGTACGACACGCTGGGTGCGAAACTGGGCGACGGTTTGGAGTTCTCGTTCGTCCACCTCACGGAGGTCGACCAGTGGCAGAACGGACTGCTCTCGACGACCGACATCCGCGAGGAGCAACGTGAGATCCTCACCATGGCGGTCGAACGGGGCTACTTCGAGACGCCGCGAGCGGTGACGCTCGACGAACTCGCAGCCGAGACAGGGCTCCCCAGATCGACGGTCTCGTACCGACTCCGCCGAGCGACCGCCGAGTTGGCGAAAGAGTTCGTCCACAGTACCGCATGA
- a CDS encoding RPA12/RPB9/RPC11 RNA polymerase family protein, producing MQFCDRCGSMMHTAGDTWVCRSCENEVQRDSNAEAAMALQEGQQDDGAPAVADATQGPTETMEEPCPADDCDSDRANYEMIPKPGGSYEVRLFTCVECGHKWRES from the coding sequence ATGCAATTCTGTGACCGGTGTGGTTCGATGATGCACACGGCGGGCGACACGTGGGTGTGTCGCTCCTGTGAAAACGAGGTGCAGCGAGACTCGAACGCGGAAGCGGCGATGGCGCTCCAAGAGGGACAGCAGGACGACGGGGCGCCAGCCGTAGCCGACGCGACACAGGGACCCACCGAGACGATGGAGGAGCCCTGTCCAGCGGACGACTGTGACAGTGACCGAGCCAACTACGAGATGATACCAAAGCCTGGGGGCTCCTACGAGGTTCGTCTGTTCACCTGCGTCGAGTGCGGCCACAAGTGGCGCGAGTCCTGA